A genome region from Ursus arctos isolate Adak ecotype North America unplaced genomic scaffold, UrsArc2.0 scaffold_18, whole genome shotgun sequence includes the following:
- the LOC113266608 gene encoding olfactory receptor 1J4-like — translation MRRENQSSVSEFLLLGLPIRPEQQGVFFALFLGMYLTTVLGNLLIVLLIRLDSHLHTPMYFLLSHLAFTDVSFSSVTVPKMLMNMQTQHLSIPYVGCISQMYFFLLFVCLENFLLSVMAYDRYVAICQPLHYTTVMREEMCTLLVAGSWLFSCAHALLHTLLLSHLSFCADNTISHFFCDLTALLKLTCSDTSLNELVIFTEGGVFAFLTFCAILGSYIRIGATILRVPSIKRICKALSTCGSHLLVVFLYYETLAMIYFIPSSNNSKVKDIIASVMYTVVTPMLNPFIYSLRNRDMRLALGILYRRKVIVTK, via the coding sequence ATGAGGAGGGAGAACCAGAGCAGTGTGTCCGAGTtcctcctcctggggctccccATCCGGCCAGAGCAGCAGGGCGTGTTCTTCGCCCTGTTCCTGGGCATGTACCTGACCACGGTGCTGGGGAACCTGCTCATCGTCCTGCTCATCAGGCTGGACtctcacctccacacccccatgtacttcctcCTCAGCCACTTGGCCTTCACCGATGTCTCTTTCTCATCTGTCACAGTTCCAAAGATGCTCATGAACATGCAGACTCAGCACTTATCCATCCCCTATGTGGGGTGCATTTCTCAgatgtattttttcctactttttgtttgtcttgaaaatttccttctttctgtgaTGGCATATGACAggtatgtggccatctgtcaGCCACTCCACTACACCACTGTCATGAGGGAAGAGATGTGTACTTTACTAGTGGCTGGCTCCTGGCTCTTCTCATGTGCCCATGCCCTGTTGCACACTCTCCTTCTGTCCCACCTCTCCTTCTGTGCTGACAATACCatatctcatttcttttgtgATCTCACTGCCCTTTTGAAGTTGACCTGCTCAGACACTTCCCTCAATGAGCTAGTTATCTTCACTGAGGGGGGAGTGTTTGCCTTCCTGACATTTTGTGCTATTTTGGGCTCCTATATCCGCATTGGGGCAACCATCCTGAGAGTCCCCTCCATCAAGAGGATCTGCAAAGCCTTGTCCACCTGTGGCTCCCACCTCCTCGTGGTGTTTTTGTACTATGAGACTCTTGCAATGATTTATTTCATTCCGTCATCAAACAATTCCAAGGTCAAAGACATAATTGCTTCAGTTATGTATACAGTGGTGACACCCATGTTAAATCCCTTTATCTATAGCCTGAGGAACAGGGACATGAGATTAGCTCTGGGGATACTTTACAGGAGGAAAGTTATTGTTACCAAGTAA